The genomic region ACAGCCGAATGTCTTGAACCGAACATCACTGATGACTTGTGTCTCGGGATCGACCTTGATATGCAGACGCATAACGTCACCGCACTGTTCACAAGTCCATAGTTAGAATGCCTCCAGGAAACATTATACCCGCAAGAGACAACATACTGCAGGCGCACCAACTAAGCCCTCACCAACGGacttgtccttcttgtctAATGTGCCGACATTTCGGGGACGCGAGTAGTCTGTGACGCAAAGCGACAGCATGTCAGTATTTCCGAGCCGAGCGCGGGAGAGGCAGGAAAAGGGCGATATCGACGTTGTTAATTAGGGAAATACTCACGGTCAATCACCTTTTCGTGGTACTGGCGTGTCGCAGGGCGCGAAACAATCGGGGCGAACTGGCGGGCAACGGGGATGGCAACCGGGCGCAGGGACTGGGCGAGGACACGGCCACCCACGGCGCGGGCTGTTCTGGAAAGCATGATGTTTGTTGTATTGTGTGCCGGGGTTGATTCGGGAGGTGTGATAGGAAGTAGTCGTCGTAGACTTGATATGGAATGGACGGAATATCAGGTGTTATTTGCGTTGATAGAAATCGAGGGTTGAACTGCTTCAAAGAAAATTGATTTGAGGGCGAAAGATGGAAATGCGGGACTTGTCCATGATGAAGGGGCGATTCTCCCGCGGCAGAGTGAAAAAGAGGGTGGCCCAAGCTTGCTTAACAGATAGGTGGCTTATCGCGTTGGATCCTGGTCACAATCTGTTAGTGAGACACCGCCAATTCCATTGCCTGATGCAACCCCAAGCGTCATTCCGACGTCGGCTGCAGCTGTCGAGTGGGGAAGGGCCCACCCCCCCGCGGAGATAAGATGATCAGATTACGGAGACCGAGCCAGCCATGACCATCGAATTGATGGTGGCTATTATAAATCACTTGTTGCTCAGTGAATGCTAGCTTGCCTCCTATGGTTTGGACTTCCTGTTTTCTCGGTAGGCCATCTTACAGAGGATATTCGAATAGCTTACCTTGGTCATGCTACCGTAGAACAGGTAAACGTTGTCAGCCAGAGACGCATGGCGGGGCAGCAACCGCCTTGCTGGGGCTGGTCAGCTGCAGCTTTGATGCCCCGCCACCCCGCGTCTTCACTCGCTGCCTGCTCGTCCACTGTTTGCCTGCCCTGTGTTCCAACACCAGCTTCAGCTCTGCCTCCTTACCCTAGGTAGCTTCATTCGGGCCAGAAGTTCAGTCAGTGATTCCAGTTTGTCTCGACCAGTTGCTTGACCACAACAGTCTACGTCGACAAAGATGGCGTGCCCTCACGTCTCATCAGCCAGTGCgttctcccctcctcgatGATGTTGTCTCTTGTGCTGTGATCACTGACCAAGCTCCCTCGACACGTAGACCTCTCCAAGCCAGGGCCATCCGACCCGGTCTACCGCGAGGACTGCACACAATGTTTTGACTCCATCGACGATCCTGCAGGCCTTGACGTCTGCCTCAAATGCTTCAACGGTGGCTGCCCTGGCGACCGCAACCATGCCAAGCTCCACAGCACCTCTCACGGCCATCCTTTGGTCGTTAACATTCGCCGCACCCGCAAGGTGATTGAGCGAGATGAGCCACCGCTCAAGATGTCCAAGCTGgccatcgccgccgagaCGGAAGCCGATCGATACGAGACCAAGACCACGGTGAAATGTCTGGAGTGTGGCCTCGACGAGCTCGACAAAGAGGATCCTGCCATCGGCCCCATCGTAGACAGCGTCATGAAGGCGAACACATTTTCTCAGAAGGAAGAGGTTAAGGCTTGGGAGCAGGAGATGACCAGCTGCGAGCACATTCTGACCTTGCAACAAGATCCACCAAAGCAGATTGAGTCTCAGGATCTAGGCCATTGCTCCAAGTGTGACTTGAAGGAGAACCTTTGGCTGTGTCTACAGTGTGGCGCCCTGGGCTGCGGACGCGCTCAGtttggtggcgttggtggaaACTCCCACGCATTGGCGCACTCTCAAGAAACCGGCCACGGAGTTGCCGTCAAGCTTGGTTCGATCACCCCTGAAGGGACTGCTGACGTCTACTGCTACACATGCGACGAGGAGCGTGTTGACGAGGAACTTGGGGCTCACCTTGCCAACTGGGGCATTCTCCTTTCGGAGCGTCAAAAGACGGAGAAGAGCCTGACCGAGATGCAGATTGAGCAAAACCTTCGATGGGAGTTCTCCATGACAACAGAAGACGGCAAGGAACTGACCCCCCAGTTCGGCCCTGGCTTGACGGGTCTGAAGAACCTGGGAAACAGCTGTTACCTGGCCAGCATTATCCAATGTTTATTTGACATTCCTGCTTTCCAAGAGCGCTATGGTGCAGGTGTCGGACCTCTTCCCGACGTGCTCAACCCTGCCCAAGATCTTGAGACCCAGCTGCGCAAAATCGCGGATGGTTTGCTGTCGGGGCGATACTCCAAACCAGAGTCGGACATCACCGTGTCGGAACACTCGCCCGAGGTTCCTCACCAGAAGGGCCTTCAGCCATCGATGCTCAAGCACCTTATCGGCCGGGGCCATGCCGAGTTTTCCACAATGCGCCAGCAAGACGCGTTTGAGCTGTTGCAACATGTTATCAAACTCATCACCCGGTCTAAGCACCCGTCAGGCCTCCCGGACCCCACCCAGTCAATGC from Podospora bellae-mahoneyi strain CBS 112042 chromosome 4, whole genome shotgun sequence harbors:
- the ubp14 gene encoding ubiquitin C-terminal hydrolase Ubp14 (EggNog:ENOG503NX3U; COG:O; MEROPS:MER0001881), which gives rise to MACPHVSSANLSKPGPSDPVYREDCTQCFDSIDDPAGLDVCLKCFNGGCPGDRNHAKLHSTSHGHPLVVNIRRTRKVIERDEPPLKMSKLAIAAETEADRYETKTTVKCLECGLDELDKEDPAIGPIVDSVMKANTFSQKEEVKAWEQEMTSCEHILTLQQDPPKQIESQDLGHCSKCDLKENLWLCLQCGALGCGRAQFGGVGGNSHALAHSQETGHGVAVKLGSITPEGTADVYCYTCDEERVDEELGAHLANWGILLSERQKTEKSLTEMQIEQNLRWEFSMTTEDGKELTPQFGPGLTGLKNLGNSCYLASIIQCLFDIPAFQERYGAGVGPLPDVLNPAQDLETQLRKIADGLLSGRYSKPESDITVSEHSPEVPHQKGLQPSMLKHLIGRGHAEFSTMRQQDAFELLQHVIKLITRSKHPSGLPDPTQSMRFVLEQRLQCLNCKKVRYSSNEQDSIFIDVPLEKLPAEEGEEPKYKPVTLKECLDNLTATEVVELGCTACSNKDGFSKRTLFKTFPEVLVVNARKMAVVNWVPVKVDVPVLVDDEPFALDSYLSKGQQPDEEALPEDEAAAASNVPAFVPNAEALAMLEGMGFPRVRCEKALHATGNSDANSAMEWLFAHMEDPDIDVPVSLGGDSGCASAADPEKLAMLESMGLGGPRAVKALKETNGDVERAIEWLFSHPDDGGAVDEEEAAAPADDKKGAGSAELPANFQLQSIVCHKGTSIHAGHYVAFIRKKLGEQTSWVLFNDEKVVKVEDVEEMKQFAYVYFFKRV
- the ISU1 gene encoding iron-binding protein (EggNog:ENOG503P2QP; COG:C), which encodes MLSRTARAVGGRVLAQSLRPVAIPVARQFAPIVSRPATRQYHEKVIDHYSRPRNVGTLDKKDKSVGEGLVGAPACGDVMRLHIKVDPETQVISDVRFKTFGCGSAIASSSYLTELVRGMTLDQASKVKNTEIAKELCLPPVKLHCSMLAEDAIKSAINNYYKKNPQVKPTNLAGTGATLESVAA